The Bacteroidota bacterium genomic sequence CAATTACCCGGCAGCTTATTATTTCTATCTGTGTGACAGTGCTGCACTTTTACCAATTATCGATGAAATTAACCCTTTAATCGGCTTTTAATTTCCCTTTAATCTGTAGTAATTAATAATATTATTGTTATTGACAGGTAGAGTGATTTTTTGTAATGCATTAATATTCAGATTGCTGGTAATGTGTTTGTCAGGAATGGTTAATCAAAATAATATAATTGGTCATGTTTAACGGGCAATACTTGACTAATCTCCTGTGCAGATTACCGTAAGAAATCAACAGTAAGGACTGTTCTGCGTTAAGATAATCAGACCGGTAATCAACGGTTATCATTCAAACACAAATTACACGACTTATGAAACAACTTGCGTCCCTGCTTTTGCTTACGGTACTCGTTTTAGCCGTACCAGCCTGCAAAAAGTACCCAGAAGGCCCCACTATCAGCCTGAGAACAAAAACCGCACGCGTATCGAATGAATGGACAGTAGAAAAAAGTATGCGAAACGGCGTCGATCAAACTGCTGCATTTAACACCGCATATTCAGGGTTAATTGAAACCTATACTAAAGACGGTGTCTGGACTTATTCCTACACAGATGCCGGAGGTAACTTGGTTTCAGGTGCGGGTGAATGGGAGTTTGAAGACGATGACGACGACGATGACGGGGATGGCGACGATGATCCGCGCAAATCATCGATTGAACGGGAAAACAGCAATAACCTTCCCTCTGAAATACACATTCTGAAGCTGGAGGAGAAAGAAATGTGGTATTGGTACAAAGAAAATAACGATCGCGTAGAGGTTCATCTCACGGAAAAGAAGTAAGGTTTTTCAATAATTGAGAAGGCGTGAGGAATAAATCCCCTCACGCCTTTTTCGTGTATAACTTCCTTACTTTTGTTCTTTATCTGTTTCTCAAACTAACCATGAGTCGCATTGTTACCGGCCTGGTGGCTGATTTTTGCCCGCCTGCCTTTGCCTTGCACTAGCCTGCCGAAAACTATGTGTTTAGGCAGAACAAATCAGAAAAATAACTGCAAAAAATTTGAAAACAATTAATATTAGTTATATTTGTGTTGGAGGCTTAGTCGGGAAACTGATTCTGCCTTTTTTTATTTTATGTAGATTATGCTCCAAATTTCCATTTTGTTTATTTCACCTACTGTTCGATAGGTAGTATATCTGAGTGATTTTAACATTTCCACAAATTCATGTAGTTCTCTTCTAATCGGTTTCTCCATACTTTTTAGTCGCAGACCCCAGCAAATAAGGTAAGCAATCAAATCTGCAATTTGAATCCCCGTTGTTAAGTCACTATGAACGAAAAATGGCTCGGGTATGATGAGTGAAGATCTTTGCCTGCCTTTAGTTGTTTTTTTAAAGTAGTTTTCGATTTCTGTGATTAATTTATGGCTGTGTGACTTTTCAAATTCATCAAAAACAACAATGCCTTGCTCTTCAGTCTTTTTTCATCCAAATAATAATACATCCTCTCAAGCACATACACATAATCTCTTCTGAGCAAACCCTCCGGGTCACCATCAGTAATTCTGGGTTTTCCAGACTCCGACGAAATAGTGGCAAATACCCGAACTCTGAATCTGATACATAAATCAAGCAATCGTTTTACATATTCAAGTTTGGCCTGTGCCAGAGCAGCCCAATGGCGGGTTGTAGAATTTTTCCCATCAGAAAGACATTCCCGGGCAAGAGTTGTCCTTTCCTCGGCTGGTATTGGCGGGTGTAAAGCGGCATGTTTAAAGACCTTACTTTTGAGAAATGTCTGCCCCTTAATTTCTCTATGGCTGGTACCATAACGCATTCCAAATAGTTGTTCCTCATGTTGTTTTAACTGAGAAATCATATTCCATAAATTACAATCATTTATTGATACACCACAAAGTACTTCATAAGGAGATTTATCGTGGTCTGTACCACTTTCATCAATAAAGAAAAAATAAGCCATAATTTATTTTCTGGGCAATATAAATCTTGTTTACGAATGCCTCAGCCAGGATAAATCATTTTGCTGTAAATGAGGATAATAAAATATTCCCGCCCGACTACCTCACATTTCCCTGCCACAACTTCCTTACTTTTACGCTTCATCTGAATACAAATTACCATGAGTCGCATTCTTACCGGCATTCAGAGCAGCAACATTCCTCACCTCGGAAACATTCTTGGTGCGGTGCAGCCTGCGGTGCAGCTTTCGCACGACCCGGCCAATCACGCCATTTACTTTATTGCCGATTTACACTCGCTCACCAGCCAGCGCGATGCAACTGCCCGCCGCGAAAGTGTACACGCCGTGGCCGCCACCTGGCTCGCTTTCGGACTCGATACCGAACGTAATATTCTCTTCCGCCAGAGCAGTGTGCCCGAAGTATGCGAACTTACCTGGTACCTGAGCTGCTTTATGTCGTTTCAGCGTTTGCAGCTTGCACACTCTTTCAAAGACAAATCAGAAAATGGCGCCGATGTAAATACGGGTTTGTTTACCTATCCCGTACTCATGGCGGCTGATATTCTGCTGTACGATTCAAACATCGTACCCGTAGGCAAAGACCAGAAACAACACATTGAGTTTACCCGCGATCTCGCCGAACGCATCAACCATCACTATCAGAAAGAAATTTTCGTGGTGCCCGAACACCGCATCGACGAACAGGTAATGGTAGTGCCCGGCACCGACGGACGCAAGATGAGCAAGTCGTACAACAACTTCATCAACATCTTCCTGCCCGAAAAGGAACTGAAGAAAGTGGTGATGAGCATTGTAACCGATTCCACTCCTCTCGAAGAGCCGAAGAATCCGGATACCGATAATGTGTTTGCCATTTACCGTTTGCTTGCTTCAGCCGCTCAAACCGAAGAACTGCGGGCAAAATACCTCGCCGGTAATTTCGGCTACGGTCACGCCAAAACGGCGCTGTACGAGCTTATTCTTGATGCCTACAAAACCCAGCGCGAGTCATATCACCATTACATGAACGACCGCGCATCGCTGGAAGCCGAGTTGAAAAAGGGCGAAAATAAAGCGCGTGAAATTGCCTTGCCGGTGTTGCAACGCGTGCGTGAGGTGATGGGGTTCTAAATTTACTGCGCCGGAATTTCACCGCTCAGCACAATCTCGCCCTGCGGACTTTGCAATGTGCCCTGTTTCCAGATTCCTCCGTCAACATAAATGGTTACAAGAAAGGAATACTGCGGCGAGGTGCTGCTCACTTTAGCTTTCATAAACTCGCCCGGTTCGGCACGGCGCACGGGCGATGTCCAGCTTGTGGCAGAGGAGGTAGTCTGCACTTCTGTTCCGGCGACGTTTTGCGTGTAGCTTATTGTACACGTGGCCGATCCGCTGGCCTGTTTCACATTCACGGTAACCATGCGCGAATTGTCGCGTTTGCAGGCGGTAAAAGCGATAACGAGAACAAGCAGCAGGTAGCGCATGGTGATGAAAGTTGGTAAGGATAGTGTAATTTACGGCAAGGCCAGTTCACCGGCAAACGGCATTTGAGAAACGGTTGTGGGTAAATAATAAATGGCATTCGGGTTGCGAATGCCAATCGTTAGCCCACCATGAGGTTGCAGCCGCGCACATCGCTGTGGTCGAAACGGCCGAGTATTTCGAAGCTGCCGTTTTCATGCAGTTTGCCCAGATCCTGTGTGGCAATGAAACTGCAGCTATGCAGGTTGGCAAGGTCTGTAATGCATACGCCGCCTGTTTTTCCGAATCCGGCCGTGCTCAGCGGGTCGTTCATTTCGCGTATGTGAATGCGCATCCACGGCGGGCAGTAAAAAATCCCGTCGCCTTTTGAGTAGGCCTGCGAAAGCAGCTCGGTCATGCCGTATTCCGAGTGGATATGTGCAACGGAAAACGCGCTGCATAACGTTTCATGCACTTCTTCGCGTATCATTTCGCGGCGTTTGCCTTTCATGCCGCCGGTTTCCATAATTATGGTGTGCGGCAGCGGCTGCGGAAACTGTTCGGCCAGATCGAGCAGGGCATACGTTACACCCAGCAACAGCACCGGTTGTGCGGCCTGGCTGAGTTGCCTGAGCAAGGCAGCCAGTTCGGCGAGGTTGTGCAGGTAAAAACCGCTTTCGGGGCGGTTGCTGCGTTTTATCAGCGCATCGGCCATATATACCAGCGATGAACCTTCGCGTTCGAGGTACGAAGGCAGCAGCGCCAGCACGACGTAGTTTTGAATATCGCCGTAAAACAATTCAAAACTGCGCATGAAGCTTTCTTCATACAGCGAAACATCGGCTACAAAATGCTGCGAGGTAATTTGGCCCGTGGTGCCGCTGCTGGTAAAAATCTGCTGCGGCTGCAGGCCGTCTTCCAGTATGCGGTGTGTTTTGTACAAACTGGCCGGCAGGTAGGGAATCTGTGCGGGACTGGTTACGTTTTCGGGTGTAATGCCCAGCAATTGCACAAATTCGCGGTACACGGCCACGTGCTGCGCCTGATGCCTGAATACGCGCAAGGTGAGGGCATCGTAATCAGCAGCGGTAAAAATCCCGTTTCGCAGTGTGGCCGCATTCATGCCGCAAAGTTCGCAATTTCTGCCAGAGTGGTTTTGCGCGGCAGAAAAGAAGAAGAGGCTGTTTCATGGGTTCGAAACAGCCTCTTCAAAAAATTATACTTCCACTAAATCAGATAAACATATCGAGCAGGTAATACACCCCCGCGCCTACCGCACCCGAAACCGGTATGGTAAGAATCCACGCCCAGAGCAGGTTTACCGTAACACCCCAGCGCACGGCCGACACACGTTTGGTGACTCCCACACCGATAATGGCACCGGTAATGGTGTGTGTGGTAGAAACCGGTACACCCATGCCCTGCGATACACCGTAAAGCGTAATGGCACCCGCTGTTTCAGCTGCCACACCTTCGAGCGGTGTTACTTTGGTGATTTTTGTGCCCATTGTTTTCACAATGCGCCAGCCGCCCATCATGGTGCCTAAACCAATAGCCGCATAGCATACCAGCGGAACCCAGTCGGGAATGTGTTTGATTTTTTCCTTGAGCTTGTGTCCGGTTTGTTTCTGGTATTCCTTCTTATATACTGCATAGGTGGCACCCTCAGGCAGTGTAACCTTGTCTTTGGTTATTTCGTCTTCGTAAGCAAACCCGAGTGTGTTCCAGCTTTCGGTTTTGTAATTGCTATCAACCTTTATCATTGCGGCATTAAATACCATGAGCGCTGCGGCAATAATACCCATTACTTTCTGCGAGTCGCTGCCGCCGTGGCCGATACTGAATGCGGCCGAAGAAACCAACTGCAGGCGTTTAAACCAGCGTTCGGTTTTGGCGTGGGGCGAGTTGCGTACAATGTTCAGAATAAGTACGGTGAGCAGATACGAAACTACAAGACCAATAATTGGCGCCAGGAAAATGAAGAGAAAGGTTTTGATGATGCTTTCCTGATTCACTACGGCAAACGTGCCTGCGTGTGCAATGGCTGCACCTGCAAAACCGCCTATAAGTGTGTGCGACGAGCTTGACGGAATGCCATACCACCAGGTAAGCAGGTTCCAGAAAATGGCAGCCACCATACCGGCAAAAATTACAGTGAGGTTAATTGCATCACTGTGTACCGTTTTTGCCACGGTATCTGCTACTTTCAGGTCGAAAATCCAGAACGCCACAAAGTTGAAAAAGGCTGCCCAGAGCACCGCCTGAAAGGGCGAAAGTACCTTGGTCGAAACCACTGTGGCAATCGAGTTGGCTGCATCGTGAAACCCGTTAATCAGGTCGAATGCAATGGCCAGCACGATAATAATTATGAGTACTGTCATCATAACGAACAGTGGTTACGCCTTATGCGTATTTAATCAGAATAGACTGAATGGTGTTGGCTGCATCTTCGCACTTGTCGGTTGCAGTTTCGAGTGCCGAGAGCAGTTCCTTGATCTTGATGATCTGAATGGCATCCTTCTCGGTCTCGAAAAGCGAAGCAATGCTGCGGTTGAAAATATCATCGGCTTCGTTTTCGAGGCTGTTGATTTTTACGCAGGCTTCTTTAATGGCAGTGATGTCTTTCATATTCTTCAGGTTCACCACAGCTACATTCAGCTCGATAGAACCCTTGAGAATAATTTCAGCCAGCTTCACTACCGACTCGTTCAGCGTATCCATGCGGTAAAGCTCCACACGCTTTGATGAGCCATGAATAAAATCAAGTACATCGTCAATAGCCGAGGTGAGTGCGTGAATGTCTTCACGGTCAAACGGCGTAATGAAGTTGCGGCTGAGTTCGTTAAAAATCATGTGGGTGATGTTGTCACCCGTGTGTTCGAGATGCTCAATTTCCTTGATGAGTTCCTTGCGCTTTTCGGGAACGGTGGTAATCACCATTTCGTTGAGCACTTTTGATGCTTTAATCAGGTTTTCGGTAGCCTGCTGGAAAAGCGGGAAGAACTTGCGGTCTTTCGGGACGAGTAATTGTAAAATTCCCATTGAATTCAGGATTGGTTTAGGACTAATCTGCGGCAAAGGTAATTTACCTGTCTGATAGTCAGGTTAAGTTAATGTTACCAATGTTAACTATCTGAAAATCAGCTGTCTGATTCATGTTTGAGTACTTTGGCTTCGACGAAGAAGATAATTTCTTCGGCGATGTTTTTTGTTTGGTCGCCCACGCGTTCTAACTTTCTGATGATGGACAGCATATTCAGGCAATGCAGCGGATCCTGTGCGCTTCCAATCAGTTTGAGTGTAGTTTGTGTGGCGGCAAGGTTTATCTCGTCGAGCAGATCGTCTTTCGCAAATACGTCGCGGGCCAATGTGGTATTTTCTGTAATAAACGCTTCCAGCGAGTCATCCAGCATACTTACAGCCGTTTTATACATTTCGTCAAAACGATAGGCTGTAATGAGTTCTTCGGGGAAGGGTGTTTTCACATCCAGTACATAGCGCGCAATTCCTTCGGCATTATCGCCAATCCGTTCGAGGTTGGTGTTAATTTTAAGCGCGGCAAGAATAAACCGAAGATCCACTGCTACCGGATTAAACAACGCCAGTATGTTTTCGCAGTCGCGGTCGGTTTTGAGTTCGAGCGAATTGATTTTACGCTCCAGTTCCAGTACTTCGCGTGCCAGGCCGTGGTCAAATTGCACGAGTGCGTTTTTGCACTTGCCGATTTGCGCGCGCACTAACCGCTGCATATCAATGAGCTGTTCTTTCAGCAGGTGTAATTCGGTATCGAGGTGCGTCATGCCTGATGCGTTTTCAATAATTATTATCCGAAGCGCCCGGTGAGGTAATTCTGCGTTTTCGGATTTTGGGGATTGGTAAAAATGGCTTTGGTGAAGCCGGTTTCAATCAGTTCGCCTTCGTAAAAGAATGCCGTATAATCGCTCACACGGCCGGCCTGCTGCATGTTGTGTGTGACAAACAGAATGGTGTACTGATCTTTGAGCGAGTAAATCAACTCCTCAATACGCGCCGCTGAAACCGGGTCGAGTGCCGATGCCGGTTCGTCCATAAGCAGCACCGAAGGTTCCACCGCCAACGCCCGCGCAATGCAAAGGCGCTGCTGCTGCCCGCCCGAAAGCTTCCATGCCGACTGCCGCAGTTTGTCTTTCACTTCATCCCACAAAAAAGCACGCTTGAGCGCATACTCTACGTGATCAGCAATAAATCCTTTTTCAGTAATTCCGTTTACACGCAGGCCGTAAGCCACATTTTCGTATATACTTTTCGGAAACGGATTGGGCTTTTGAAACACAATCCCCACATTTTTCCGCAACTGATCCACATCGGCACTCCGGCTGTAAATATCCTGTCCGTCGATAAATATCTCGCCGGTAATACGGGCTTCGGGAATAAGATCGTTCAGGCGATTAAAAAGGCGGAGAAAGGTAGTTTTGCCGCATCCGCTGGGGCCAATAAGTGCGGTTACGGTTTTCTCCGGAATCTTCATGTTTATTCCCTTCAGCGCATGAAAATTGCCGTAGTGAAGATTTACCTGTGAGGTGGAAATCTTGACCGGTTTTTCAAGAGTGCCTTTTTGTGTGCCTTTATTTTCGGAATGAAGATTCATTTTAATATCCGTGATTATATTTTTTCTCCGGCTTTACGGTTCAGGCGATTTCGGAGCAAACCAGTAAGCATATTCATGAGCAGCACCAGTAAAATTAATATCAGTGCAGTTCCGAATGCAGCCGGCTGAGACTTTTCTATATCGTTGCCGCTGGTAGCCAGCACATAGAGGTGATAGGGGAGCGCCATTACCTGATCGAAAATACTTTCAGGCAGGCGGGTGAGGAAGTAGGCGGCAGCGGTGAAAAGTATGGGAGCTGTTTCGCCTGATACGCGGCCCACAGCAAGCACAAAGCCGGTAAGAATGCCCGGCATGGCTTGCGGAAGTACTACACGCCTTGTAGTTTGCCAACGTGTGGCGCCCAGTGCGTAGCTGCCCATGCGGTGAGCAGGGGCAACGGCCTTCAACGCTTCTTCGGTAGTGCGGATTACCACAGGCAGCACCATTACCGCCAGCGTAAGCGAACCCGCCAGAATGCTGCTGCCAAAGCCCAGCCCGTTTACAAACATCGACATGCCGAACAGTCCGAATACCACGGAAGGCACACCGGCAAGGTTGCTGGTCATAATGCGGATAAACTGTTTCAGCGGGCCGTTTGATACATATTCGCTCAGATAAATGCCCGCCATTACGCCTACCGGAAATGCAAACAGCATACTGCCCGCTGCAAGACACAGCGTGCCCACAATGGCGGGGAAAATACCACCCTCGGTCATGCCGTTTTTAGGCGATGCGGTAAGGAATTCCCAGCTTAGCGCCGGTGCTCCTTTAATTGTAATATAGCCTACAATGAGCAGCAGCAGCAATGCCACAAGCACACTCATGGCGCGCAGCAGTGCAAAGGCTACCTGCTGTTGCCTGCGCTTGCGTGCCGAAGCGGCTTTGAACAGGTCTGAAAGCGCAATTTTCTTTTCCGGTGCGTTCATAGTCCGGCAGCCCTCCTGCGCCTGATGACTAAGTACTCGACCAGCAGATTGAATGTGAGTGTAATTAAAAACAGCAAACAGCCAAGCGCAAACAGCGCCTTGCTGTGTGTGCTGCCTTGTGCGGCTTCGCCAAGTTCGCCGGCAATGGTGGCGGGTAACGTGCGCACGGGTTCAAGCAAGGAGTGTGGAATAACGGCTGCGTTTCCGGTAACCATAAGCACAGCCATGGTTTCGCCCACAGCACGGCCAATGCCCAGCACCGCTGCCGCCGCAATGCCTGATGATGACCACGGCAACACCACGCGCCAGATGGTTTGCCACTGTGTAGCGCCCAGCGCAAGGCTGGCTTCCTTCATTTCGCGCGGCGTGCTGCGCAGTGCATCTTCGGATACGGAAATGATAGACGGCAGCGCCATAATGGCGAGCAGCACACTTCCGGCCAGTCCTGTTTCACCTACTTCCAGATCAAACAACTTTTGTATGGCCGGCACCACAACCATAAGCCCGAAAAATCCATACACCACACTCGGAATGCCCGCCAGCAATTCTACCGCAGGTTTGAGAATACGGCGCACACCGGGCCGCGCTATTTCGCTGATGTAGATGGCGGCGGCCAGCCCCAGGGGCAATGCAATAAGTATGGCGGCAATGCACACCCACAAAGAACCCAGCAGCAAGGGCAATGCACCATACTGTGCAGCAGGTTTGGCTGTGGGATACCAGTTGCGCCCGCTGAGAAACGAAATGAGACTTACCTGCCGGGTTTGCACAAAATGGCCTTTGAAACTGCGCGGTGTGTACGAGGTGTCAAACGCCGCAAGTATGCCCGGCATACTGTCTATGAGTTGGCCGATGCACTGCGGCAGATTGGTAAAGTCCGGCCCCAGCGCCGAATCGCTGAAGTAGCGGGTAATGTCGCTCTGGTAAAATGGTATAACCGCCCTGTCGGGGCCGCCGGCTTCTTTCCAGTTGGTAATCTGTCCGTCGTACATCTTCCGGATCACATCGGCATCAAGTTTTGTGACCGGGTTGCTTTGATGCACGGCGAGTACCACGCGCGCCTCAACCGGTGATTCCGAAAAAACGCCAAGCCCTTCGCGGAAGAGATACGCAAAAATGAGAATTACTGCAGCCGTAGTTACCGCCCCGCTCAGGGTGAGCAGGCTTTCGATGAATTTTTCGGTAAATTTCCTGAGCAGTTTCATTGATGTTTCCCGTGCAAGTTAATTCAGTTTACGGGAATATAACCTTCGGCTTTTACCAGTTGCTGACCGCGTGGTGAAAGCACAAAATTGATATAGGGCAACGCATGTGCAGCGCCGCTGCGGACATAGATCAGATAAAGCGGCCGCGAAATCGGATAGTCAGGCGATGCCATATCAGGCAAGGTATAGGGTTGTCCCTGCGAATAGGAAACCGCCAGTGCTTTTACTGATGTATTGAGGTGCGCCAGACTGGTATAGCCCACAGCGCCTGGTGTTTGACTCACCGACTGTACAATGGCGCCGTTGCTGGATGCGCAGAGGGCTGATGCGGAGAAATTGCGCCGGTCAAGCACATGCTCTTTAAAAAACTCATAAGTGCCCGAACTCGACTCGCGTGAGAAAAGCACAATTTTCTGATCGCTGCCGCCTACTTCTTTCCAGTTGGTAATGCGTCCGGTGTAAATGTGCTCAATCTGTTGGCGGGTTAGTTGTTTCACCGGATTGGAGGGATGTACCACAACTGCCAGTGCATCATAAGCAATGGGTTGCTGCACAATATCAAGCTGCGCGGCTTTGAAACTTATTTTTTCATCGGTGCTCAACGCACGCGAGGACATTGCTATATCCGTAGTGCTTTCAAGCAGTGCCTTAATTCCCACTCCCGATCCGCCTCCGGTTACTTCAAGCGACGGCACAGAATCCTGTAACATATACACTTCGGCTTCACGCTGCACAAGCGGCAATACGGTGTCGCTGCCCTTAATGCTGATTACCGAACGGTTCTTACGTCGTGTGAGCCAGTTGCCCGAACAACCGGCACTTAAAGCCAGCAGCAAAAAGAGAAAAACGCAAATCCGTGTGGGTATGGCCGAAATCACATACAAACATCGGCTTACAATATTAAGTGAATGTTAAGTTGGCCCGGAAAGGGCATAAAAAAGGGGATTTTTTCAAATCCCCTTGCTGAATCAGTAGTTAAACTGAACCTGAATCCGTAGTAAATTGCCGGTCTGGTTGTTAAACTTATTGGCCTTGTCGGAAGTGTTTCGGATCGAATACACGTAGCAGGTGGTAATTTCCAGGCTTTTCATAATCTGATATTCGATACCGAAATCATATTCATTCATTTTCAGTGCCTTTGTATCGGTGGCAATTTTTACACCACCACTGTAATACTGGGCGCGGAAATAGGGGATGATAGTTTGACCGGTTTTGGGGAGTTTGGTTTTGTAGAAGATGGTTACAAAGCCGCCTTCGAGGGGAGTGTTGAGGATGGAGTCGCTATCCACACGGTACATCGGACTTTCGCCAATGTTGTATTCGGCGAGGATGCCAAAGGGTTGCGGGGCAAGCGCAATGCTTACGGCCACACGTTTATCACGGTAGGTAGAGGTTGAATTCCGCTTTACACCGCTTGAAGCCTGTCCGCTTTCGAGGGTAAAAAAGCCGGTGTAGCCCTGCACGCCGATTTCGAGGATCTGCTTGCCAAAACCAAACGGATAAGAGAGGCGGCCTATTACATGCATGCTGTTGTTCAGCTCGGGTTTGTTGGTGCTTTGTCCGTTGTAAACCCCGAAACCAAACACACCGTAGTTGTTTGAGCCTTTCAGGCCTTGTTCGGCAAGAAGATCATAACGGTAACGGGCTTTGCGCGGTGTCCAGTAGAAAAATGCACCGAGGTCGCGCTCGCTGGGAGCGGCAGTGTTCAGTGCATCCGCACGGTCGAGCGGCAAACGGTTCTGGCTCGACTGCATGTTTTCGAAACCAAAAGGCACCTTGCTCTGTCCTACACGGAAGCGAAAAACCTTGCCGGTATCCACATAAATATCGGCATACAAGTCGCGGATTTGTCCGAAGTGCATATT encodes the following:
- a CDS encoding DUF3800 domain-containing protein; the protein is MVVFDEFEKSHSHKLITEIENYFKKTTKGRQRSSLIIPEPFFVHSDLTTGIQIADLIAYLICWGLRLKSMEKPIRRELHEFVEMLKSLRYTTYRTVGEINKMEIWSIIYIK
- a CDS encoding DUF3800 domain-containing protein; protein product: MAYFFFIDESGTDHDKSPYEVLCGVSINDCNLWNMISQLKQHEEQLFGMRYGTSHREIKGQTFLKSKVFKHAALHPPIPAEERTTLARECLSDGKNSTTRHWAALAQAKLEYVKRLLDLCIRFRVRVFATISSESGKPRITDGDPEGLLRRDYVYVLERMYYYLDEKRLKSKALLFLMNLKSHTAIN
- the trpS gene encoding tryptophan--tRNA ligase gives rise to the protein MSRILTGIQSSNIPHLGNILGAVQPAVQLSHDPANHAIYFIADLHSLTSQRDATARRESVHAVAATWLAFGLDTERNILFRQSSVPEVCELTWYLSCFMSFQRLQLAHSFKDKSENGADVNTGLFTYPVLMAADILLYDSNIVPVGKDQKQHIEFTRDLAERINHHYQKEIFVVPEHRIDEQVMVVPGTDGRKMSKSYNNFINIFLPEKELKKVVMSIVTDSTPLEEPKNPDTDNVFAIYRLLASAAQTEELRAKYLAGNFGYGHAKTALYELILDAYKTQRESYHHYMNDRASLEAELKKGENKAREIALPVLQRVREVMGF
- a CDS encoding acyl transferase; translation: MNAATLRNGIFTAADYDALTLRVFRHQAQHVAVYREFVQLLGITPENVTSPAQIPYLPASLYKTHRILEDGLQPQQIFTSSGTTGQITSQHFVADVSLYEESFMRSFELFYGDIQNYVVLALLPSYLEREGSSLVYMADALIKRSNRPESGFYLHNLAELAALLRQLSQAAQPVLLLGVTYALLDLAEQFPQPLPHTIIMETGGMKGKRREMIREEVHETLCSAFSVAHIHSEYGMTELLSQAYSKGDGIFYCPPWMRIHIREMNDPLSTAGFGKTGGVCITDLANLHSCSFIATQDLGKLHENGSFEILGRFDHSDVRGCNLMVG
- a CDS encoding inorganic phosphate transporter, producing MTVLIIIIVLAIAFDLINGFHDAANSIATVVSTKVLSPFQAVLWAAFFNFVAFWIFDLKVADTVAKTVHSDAINLTVIFAGMVAAIFWNLLTWWYGIPSSSSHTLIGGFAGAAIAHAGTFAVVNQESIIKTFLFIFLAPIIGLVVSYLLTVLILNIVRNSPHAKTERWFKRLQLVSSAAFSIGHGGSDSQKVMGIIAAALMVFNAAMIKVDSNYKTESWNTLGFAYEDEITKDKVTLPEGATYAVYKKEYQKQTGHKLKEKIKHIPDWVPLVCYAAIGLGTMMGGWRIVKTMGTKITKVTPLEGVAAETAGAITLYGVSQGMGVPVSTTHTITGAIIGVGVTKRVSAVRWGVTVNLLWAWILTIPVSGAVGAGVYYLLDMFI
- a CDS encoding DUF47 domain-containing protein, which translates into the protein MGILQLLVPKDRKFFPLFQQATENLIKASKVLNEMVITTVPEKRKELIKEIEHLEHTGDNITHMIFNELSRNFITPFDREDIHALTSAIDDVLDFIHGSSKRVELYRMDTLNESVVKLAEIILKGSIELNVAVVNLKNMKDITAIKEACVKINSLENEADDIFNRSIASLFETEKDAIQIIKIKELLSALETATDKCEDAANTIQSILIKYA
- the phoU gene encoding phosphate signaling complex protein PhoU; protein product: MTHLDTELHLLKEQLIDMQRLVRAQIGKCKNALVQFDHGLAREVLELERKINSLELKTDRDCENILALFNPVAVDLRFILAALKINTNLERIGDNAEGIARYVLDVKTPFPEELITAYRFDEMYKTAVSMLDDSLEAFITENTTLARDVFAKDDLLDEINLAATQTTLKLIGSAQDPLHCLNMLSIIRKLERVGDQTKNIAEEIIFFVEAKVLKHESDS
- the pstB gene encoding phosphate ABC transporter ATP-binding protein encodes the protein MNLHSENKGTQKGTLEKPVKISTSQVNLHYGNFHALKGINMKIPEKTVTALIGPSGCGKTTFLRLFNRLNDLIPEARITGEIFIDGQDIYSRSADVDQLRKNVGIVFQKPNPFPKSIYENVAYGLRVNGITEKGFIADHVEYALKRAFLWDEVKDKLRQSAWKLSGGQQQRLCIARALAVEPSVLLMDEPASALDPVSAARIEELIYSLKDQYTILFVTHNMQQAGRVSDYTAFFYEGELIETGFTKAIFTNPQNPKTQNYLTGRFG
- the pstA gene encoding phosphate ABC transporter permease PstA, with the translated sequence MNAPEKKIALSDLFKAASARKRRQQQVAFALLRAMSVLVALLLLLIVGYITIKGAPALSWEFLTASPKNGMTEGGIFPAIVGTLCLAAGSMLFAFPVGVMAGIYLSEYVSNGPLKQFIRIMTSNLAGVPSVVFGLFGMSMFVNGLGFGSSILAGSLTLAVMVLPVVIRTTEEALKAVAPAHRMGSYALGATRWQTTRRVVLPQAMPGILTGFVLAVGRVSGETAPILFTAAAYFLTRLPESIFDQVMALPYHLYVLATSGNDIEKSQPAAFGTALILILLVLLMNMLTGLLRNRLNRKAGEKI
- the pstC gene encoding phosphate ABC transporter permease subunit PstC; this encodes MKLLRKFTEKFIESLLTLSGAVTTAAVILIFAYLFREGLGVFSESPVEARVVLAVHQSNPVTKLDADVIRKMYDGQITNWKEAGGPDRAVIPFYQSDITRYFSDSALGPDFTNLPQCIGQLIDSMPGILAAFDTSYTPRSFKGHFVQTRQVSLISFLSGRNWYPTAKPAAQYGALPLLLGSLWVCIAAILIALPLGLAAAIYISEIARPGVRRILKPAVELLAGIPSVVYGFFGLMVVVPAIQKLFDLEVGETGLAGSVLLAIMALPSIISVSEDALRSTPREMKEASLALGATQWQTIWRVVLPWSSSGIAAAAVLGIGRAVGETMAVLMVTGNAAVIPHSLLEPVRTLPATIAGELGEAAQGSTHSKALFALGCLLFLITLTFNLLVEYLVIRRRRAAGL
- a CDS encoding phosphate ABC transporter substrate-binding protein — translated: MISAIPTRICVFLFLLLALSAGCSGNWLTRRKNRSVISIKGSDTVLPLVQREAEVYMLQDSVPSLEVTGGGSGVGIKALLESTTDIAMSSRALSTDEKISFKAAQLDIVQQPIAYDALAVVVHPSNPVKQLTRQQIEHIYTGRITNWKEVGGSDQKIVLFSRESSSGTYEFFKEHVLDRRNFSASALCASSNGAIVQSVSQTPGAVGYTSLAHLNTSVKALAVSYSQGQPYTLPDMASPDYPISRPLYLIYVRSGAAHALPYINFVLSPRGQQLVKAEGYIPVN